The following coding sequences lie in one Arthrobacter sp. SLBN-122 genomic window:
- a CDS encoding sodium:solute symporter encodes MDASSINIAIVVVYLLAMLAFGWWGKSRTRNNSDFLVAGRRLGPFLYTGTMAAVVLGGASTVGGVGLGYKFGISGMWLVVAIGAGVLLLSLLFAGTIQKLKIYTVSQMLTLRYGSKATEASGIVMLAYTLMLCATSTGAYATIFVVLFGLDRALAIAIGGAIVLVYSTIGGMWSITLADQVQFVIKTVGIFFLMLPFTLNAAGGLDGIRSRVDASFFQMDGIGVQTIITYFVVYTLGLLIGQDIWQRVFTAKTPKVARWGGATAGIYCIVYGVAGALIGMAANVALSNVKIATKDDVYAEVAQNLLPVGIGGLVLAAAVAAMMSTASGALIAAATVARADVLPFVAGWFGKDINTGETENPEHDVKANRLWVLALGIVAIVIAIITKDVVAALTIAYDILVGGLLVAILGGLVWKRGTGVAAAASMAVGSVVTLGTMIILEVNAEAPLDGIYANEPIYYGLIASAVVYIAASLLSRPTDPAVMRAWQLRVAGQEAEEAPEDVLAGR; translated from the coding sequence ATGGATGCAAGTTCCATCAACATCGCCATCGTGGTGGTGTATCTGCTCGCAATGCTGGCCTTCGGCTGGTGGGGCAAATCCCGCACCAGGAACAACAGTGATTTCCTCGTTGCCGGCCGCCGCCTGGGACCGTTCCTTTACACCGGCACCATGGCCGCCGTCGTCCTGGGCGGGGCTTCCACCGTGGGCGGCGTGGGGCTTGGCTATAAGTTCGGCATCTCCGGCATGTGGCTGGTGGTGGCGATTGGCGCCGGCGTCCTGCTGCTGAGCCTGCTCTTTGCCGGGACCATCCAGAAGCTGAAGATCTACACAGTGTCCCAGATGCTCACCCTCCGCTACGGGAGCAAGGCCACCGAAGCCTCGGGCATCGTCATGCTCGCCTACACGCTGATGCTGTGCGCCACCTCAACGGGCGCCTACGCCACCATCTTCGTCGTGCTGTTCGGCCTGGACCGGGCACTGGCCATCGCCATCGGCGGCGCCATCGTCCTGGTGTACTCCACCATCGGCGGCATGTGGTCCATCACCCTTGCCGACCAGGTCCAGTTCGTCATCAAGACGGTGGGCATCTTCTTCCTCATGCTCCCGTTCACCCTGAACGCCGCCGGCGGCCTGGACGGCATCCGCAGCCGTGTGGATGCCAGCTTCTTCCAGATGGACGGCATCGGCGTCCAGACCATCATCACCTACTTCGTGGTCTACACCCTGGGCCTGCTGATCGGCCAGGACATCTGGCAGCGGGTGTTCACGGCCAAGACGCCCAAGGTGGCCCGCTGGGGCGGCGCCACCGCCGGCATCTACTGCATCGTCTACGGTGTGGCCGGCGCGCTGATCGGGATGGCGGCCAACGTGGCCCTGTCCAACGTCAAGATTGCCACCAAGGACGACGTCTACGCCGAAGTGGCCCAGAACCTGCTCCCCGTCGGCATCGGCGGGCTGGTCCTGGCCGCGGCGGTGGCAGCCATGATGTCCACGGCATCCGGCGCCCTCATCGCCGCCGCCACCGTTGCCCGCGCCGACGTGCTGCCGTTCGTCGCCGGCTGGTTCGGCAAGGACATCAACACCGGCGAAACGGAGAACCCGGAGCATGACGTCAAGGCCAACCGCCTCTGGGTCCTGGCACTGGGCATCGTGGCCATCGTCATCGCCATCATCACCAAGGACGTGGTGGCTGCGCTGACCATCGCCTACGACATCTTGGTGGGCGGCCTGCTGGTGGCCATCCTCGGCGGCCTGGTGTGGAAGCGCGGCACCGGCGTGGCGGCCGCGGCCTCCATGGCCGTCGGATCAGTGGTGACCCTGGGAACCATGATCATCCTGGAAGTGAACGCCGAGGCGCCGCTGGACGGCATCTACGCCAACGAGCCCATCTACTACGGCCTGATCGCCTCCGCGGTCGTCTACATCGCAGCCTCGCTGCTCAGCCGCCCCACGGATCCCGCGGTGATGCGCGCCTGGCAGCTGCGCGTTGCCGGGCAGGAGGCGGAGGAAGCGCCCGAGGACGTCCTGGCCGGCCGCTGA